One window from the genome of Primulina huaijiensis isolate GDHJ02 unplaced genomic scaffold, ASM1229523v2 scaffold29509, whole genome shotgun sequence encodes:
- the LOC140967872 gene encoding uncharacterized protein → MFLVKSWRALAFGVYGYKNFTKSGFAEHSKKFRPEDMEVRIEGKNCIVTGANSGIGYATAEGLASRGATVYIVCRNKERGEAALSKIQAATGNKNVFLEICDISSTRDVKSFASNFSSKDKPVHILVNNAGLLENNRLVTSEGFEMNFAVNVLGTYTTTELMLPFLEKAAPDARVINVASGGMYTSPLTDDLQFSGDKFDGVEQYARNKRMQVALTEKWADKYKDKGIGFYSMHPGWAETPGVATSLPRFSKTLSGNLRTIGEGADTIIWLALQPKEKLVSGGFYFDRAEAPKHLPFAATKGSHVSIDSIVDRLHSFSNISPS, encoded by the exons ATGTTTCTTGTCAAG TCGTGGAGAGCTTTAGCCTTTGGGGTTTATGGGTACAAGAATTTCACTAAATCTGGTTTTGC GGAGcattcaaaaaaatttcgaCCAGAAGATATGGAAGTGCGAATAGAAGGGAAGAACTGCATTGTCACTGGAGCTAATTCTGGCATCGGTTATGCAACTGCTGAGGGTCTTGCATCACG GGGGGCAACTGTATATATCGTGTGCCGAAACAAGGAACGGGGCGAAGCAGCTCTTTCAAAGATTCAGGCTGCAACAGGCAATAAGAACGTTTTCTTGGAG ATTTGTGATATTTCTTCGACTAGAGATGTGAAGTCATTTGCCTCCAATTTTTCATCAAAAGATAAACCCGTTCATATCCTG GTTAACAACGCTGGTTTGCTAGAGAATAATCGTCTTGTTACCTCGGAAGG ATTTGAGATGAATTTTGCTGTAAATGTTCTGGGCACTTACACCACGACCGAGCTGATGTTGCCATTCCTGGAGAAAGCTGCACCTGATGCTCGAGTGATTAATGTTGCATCTGGTGGAATGTACACTTCTCCCTTGACGGACGATTTACAG TTTAGTGGTGACAAATTTGATGGAGTGGAACAGTATGCCAGAAACAAGCGGATGCAG GTGGCATTGACTGAAAAATGGGCTGATAAATACAAGGATAAAGGTATCGGCTTCTATTCAATGCACCCTGGCTGGGCAGAGACGCCTGGAGTTGCCACAAGTTTGCCTCGTTTCTCAAAAAC GTTATCAGGAAACCTCAGAACAATTGGGGAAGGTGCAGATACGATAATCTGGTTAGCTTTACAGCCAAAAGAGAAGCTAGTATCTGGTGGATTTTATTTCGACAGGGCAGAGGCACCGAAACACTTGCCATTTGCAGCTACAAAAGGCTCCCATGTTTCTATAGACTCCATTGTTGATCGACTTCACTCATTTTCCAATATATCGCCGAGTTAA
- the LOC140967870 gene encoding type IV inositol polyphosphate 5-phosphatase 3 isoform X2: protein MKKLKARNHHHHQQPELSWRRVVMRKWLNISASDSDYSADAETESDSDEEYFDWPKESRFKNDKSDGVQLDVDEALPILRRRKSETFRAHYINTKEIRVCAGTWNVGGNVPSDNLDLDGWLDIDEPADIYVIGFQEIIPLNAGNIFGAEDSRPVSTWENIIRETLRVPPATKFKCYSDPPSPSKFRPHYDAPIIEDEIALESDSDIEEEIYPVNEESSEFDEIKDKMVREKLLNFESCISNGNDSFGNSVEKELHLESSSSKRLDRLNCVNMENSEEKVEAPSTQYTKKLTKTLSGTERIGLSWPERPLHLLAPHIYERSSSMKSHLFFNASKSFRKYNSFKSNMMPGNTMRSDMASLVELDLELLLNRKRRPPYVRILSKQMVGVFITIWVRRSLRRHIQNVSVSTVGVGVMGYIGNKGSISVGMSIYQTLFCFICSHLTSGEREVDAVKRNADVQEIHRRTRFSSISSVGFHKSIYDHERVIWLGDLNYRISLSYDQTRRLISQKDWSKLTESDQLCKEFRKGRAFDGWSEGTLNFAPTYKYVLNSESYCGEDPRTGKRTPAWCDRILTFGTGIKQLSYRRSELKLSDHRPVSATFLVEVEVFSPRKLQRALTFTDAEIEEHDIVIGPSSAMRRP, encoded by the exons ATGAAGAAGCTCAAAGCGAgaaaccaccaccaccaccagcaACCCGAG CTTTCATGGCGCCGCGTGGTCATGCGCAAGTGGCTCAACATCTCTGCTAGCGACTCCGATTACTCAGCTGACGCTGAAACCGAATCTGATTCCGATGAAG AATATTTTGATTGGCCAAAAGAATCGAGATTCAAGAATGATAAATCCGATGGAGTTCAGCTCGATGTTGATG AGGCTCTTCCCATCTTAAGAAGACGAAAATCAGAGACATTTAGAGCTCACTATATTAACACAAAGGAAATCAG GGTATGCGCTGGCACGTGGAATGTTGGGGGAAATGTTCCTTCTGATAATCTGGATCTTGATGGCTGGTTAGATATTGATGAGCCTGCTGATATTTATGTAATTGG TTTTCAGGAGATCATACCATTAAATGCTGGTAATATATTTGGTGCTGAAGATAGTCGTCCAGTTTCAACATGGGAAAACATTATTCGTGAAACTCTGAGAGTTCCACCAGCGACTAAGTTTAAATGCTACAGTGATCCTCCTTCTCCTTCAAAATTTAGGCCACACTATGATGCCCCAATTATTGAAGATGAAATAGCTCTCGAGTCTGACAGTGACATTGAGGAGGAAATTTATCCTGTGAATGAAGAATCAAGCGAATTTGATGAAATCAAGGATAAAATGGTCAGAGAGAAGTTGCTTAACTTTGAGTCCTGTATCTCAAATGGCAATGATAGCTTTGGAAATTCAGTTGAAAAGGAGTTGCATCTAGAATCTTCTTCTTCAAAGAGGTTGGACAGATTGAACTGCGTAAACATGGAGAATTCCGAGGAAAAAGTTGAAGCCCCGAGTACCCAGTATACCAAGAAATTAACCAAAACACTTAGTGGGACAGAAAGGATAGGCTTAAGCTGGCCGGAGCGACCTCTACATCTTTTAGCACCACATATTTATGAGAGATCAAGTTCCATGAAATCTCATCTATTTTTCAATGCCTccaaatcattcagaaaatacAATTCTTTTAAATCAAACATGATGCCAGGAAATACAATGCGATCTGATATGGCTTCTCTTGTCGAACTTGACCTTGAACTTTTATTAAATCGAAAGAGACGTCCCCCGTATGTCAGGATATTAAGCAAGCAGATGGTTGGGGTTTTTATTACTATATGGGTCCGTCGGAGCTTGAGAAGGCATATACAAAATGTGAGTGTGTCAACTGTTGGAGTTGGTGTTATGGGCTACATTGGTAACaag GGATCCATATCAGTTGGCATGTCTATATATCAGACACTCTTCTGTTTTATCTGCAGTCATTTGACCTCAGGCGAGAGAGAGGTTGATGCAGTCAAAAGAAATGCTGATGTTCAGGAGATACATAGGCGTACAAGATTTAGTTCAATCTCTTCAGTTGGCTTTCATAAAAGCATCTACGACCATGA GAGAGTAATCTGGCTTGGTGACCTAAACTACCGCATCAGTTTGTCTTATGATCAAACAAGAAGGCTAATATCCCAAAAGGACTGGTCTAAGTTAACTGAGTCGGATCAG CTTTGCAAAGAATTTAGGAAAGGTCGTGCATTCGATGGATGGTCCGAAGGTACTTTGAACTTTGCGCCAACTTACAAATATGTATTGAATTCTGAATCTTACTGTGGAGAGGATCCTAGGACTGGGAAGCGAACTCCAGCATG GTGTGATCGCATCCTAACTTTTGGAACAGGAATCAAGCAACTAAGCTATAGGAGATCTGAACTAAAACTATCTGACCACCGTCCTGTGAGTGCCACTTTCTTGGTTGAGGTGGAAGTATTCTCCCCAAGGAAATTGCAGCGAGCACTCACTTTTACTGATGCGGAAATTGAAGAACATGATATCGTCATCGGACCCAGTAGTGCAATGAGACGGCCATAA
- the LOC140967870 gene encoding type IV inositol polyphosphate 5-phosphatase 3 isoform X1 produces the protein MKKLKARNHHHHQQPERNWAEILCLGCTCLQLSWRRVVMRKWLNISASDSDYSADAETESDSDEEYFDWPKESRFKNDKSDGVQLDVDEALPILRRRKSETFRAHYINTKEIRVCAGTWNVGGNVPSDNLDLDGWLDIDEPADIYVIGFQEIIPLNAGNIFGAEDSRPVSTWENIIRETLRVPPATKFKCYSDPPSPSKFRPHYDAPIIEDEIALESDSDIEEEIYPVNEESSEFDEIKDKMVREKLLNFESCISNGNDSFGNSVEKELHLESSSSKRLDRLNCVNMENSEEKVEAPSTQYTKKLTKTLSGTERIGLSWPERPLHLLAPHIYERSSSMKSHLFFNASKSFRKYNSFKSNMMPGNTMRSDMASLVELDLELLLNRKRRPPYVRILSKQMVGVFITIWVRRSLRRHIQNVSVSTVGVGVMGYIGNKGSISVGMSIYQTLFCFICSHLTSGEREVDAVKRNADVQEIHRRTRFSSISSVGFHKSIYDHERVIWLGDLNYRISLSYDQTRRLISQKDWSKLTESDQLCKEFRKGRAFDGWSEGTLNFAPTYKYVLNSESYCGEDPRTGKRTPAWCDRILTFGTGIKQLSYRRSELKLSDHRPVSATFLVEVEVFSPRKLQRALTFTDAEIEEHDIVIGPSSAMRRP, from the exons ATGAAGAAGCTCAAAGCGAgaaaccaccaccaccaccagcaACCCGAG AGGAATTGGGCTGAAATATTGTGTTTGGGTTGCACGTGCCTGCAGCTTTCATGGCGCCGCGTGGTCATGCGCAAGTGGCTCAACATCTCTGCTAGCGACTCCGATTACTCAGCTGACGCTGAAACCGAATCTGATTCCGATGAAG AATATTTTGATTGGCCAAAAGAATCGAGATTCAAGAATGATAAATCCGATGGAGTTCAGCTCGATGTTGATG AGGCTCTTCCCATCTTAAGAAGACGAAAATCAGAGACATTTAGAGCTCACTATATTAACACAAAGGAAATCAG GGTATGCGCTGGCACGTGGAATGTTGGGGGAAATGTTCCTTCTGATAATCTGGATCTTGATGGCTGGTTAGATATTGATGAGCCTGCTGATATTTATGTAATTGG TTTTCAGGAGATCATACCATTAAATGCTGGTAATATATTTGGTGCTGAAGATAGTCGTCCAGTTTCAACATGGGAAAACATTATTCGTGAAACTCTGAGAGTTCCACCAGCGACTAAGTTTAAATGCTACAGTGATCCTCCTTCTCCTTCAAAATTTAGGCCACACTATGATGCCCCAATTATTGAAGATGAAATAGCTCTCGAGTCTGACAGTGACATTGAGGAGGAAATTTATCCTGTGAATGAAGAATCAAGCGAATTTGATGAAATCAAGGATAAAATGGTCAGAGAGAAGTTGCTTAACTTTGAGTCCTGTATCTCAAATGGCAATGATAGCTTTGGAAATTCAGTTGAAAAGGAGTTGCATCTAGAATCTTCTTCTTCAAAGAGGTTGGACAGATTGAACTGCGTAAACATGGAGAATTCCGAGGAAAAAGTTGAAGCCCCGAGTACCCAGTATACCAAGAAATTAACCAAAACACTTAGTGGGACAGAAAGGATAGGCTTAAGCTGGCCGGAGCGACCTCTACATCTTTTAGCACCACATATTTATGAGAGATCAAGTTCCATGAAATCTCATCTATTTTTCAATGCCTccaaatcattcagaaaatacAATTCTTTTAAATCAAACATGATGCCAGGAAATACAATGCGATCTGATATGGCTTCTCTTGTCGAACTTGACCTTGAACTTTTATTAAATCGAAAGAGACGTCCCCCGTATGTCAGGATATTAAGCAAGCAGATGGTTGGGGTTTTTATTACTATATGGGTCCGTCGGAGCTTGAGAAGGCATATACAAAATGTGAGTGTGTCAACTGTTGGAGTTGGTGTTATGGGCTACATTGGTAACaag GGATCCATATCAGTTGGCATGTCTATATATCAGACACTCTTCTGTTTTATCTGCAGTCATTTGACCTCAGGCGAGAGAGAGGTTGATGCAGTCAAAAGAAATGCTGATGTTCAGGAGATACATAGGCGTACAAGATTTAGTTCAATCTCTTCAGTTGGCTTTCATAAAAGCATCTACGACCATGA GAGAGTAATCTGGCTTGGTGACCTAAACTACCGCATCAGTTTGTCTTATGATCAAACAAGAAGGCTAATATCCCAAAAGGACTGGTCTAAGTTAACTGAGTCGGATCAG CTTTGCAAAGAATTTAGGAAAGGTCGTGCATTCGATGGATGGTCCGAAGGTACTTTGAACTTTGCGCCAACTTACAAATATGTATTGAATTCTGAATCTTACTGTGGAGAGGATCCTAGGACTGGGAAGCGAACTCCAGCATG GTGTGATCGCATCCTAACTTTTGGAACAGGAATCAAGCAACTAAGCTATAGGAGATCTGAACTAAAACTATCTGACCACCGTCCTGTGAGTGCCACTTTCTTGGTTGAGGTGGAAGTATTCTCCCCAAGGAAATTGCAGCGAGCACTCACTTTTACTGATGCGGAAATTGAAGAACATGATATCGTCATCGGACCCAGTAGTGCAATGAGACGGCCATAA